From one Formosa sediminum genomic stretch:
- a CDS encoding energy transducer TonB — translation MEPKKNPQANVSRNSALYFAIGLAIMLALTNFAINYKTYDKEVIDIGMINMDEELEEEIPITEQLNTPPPPPPPPAAPEIIEVVEDEVEVEETVIESTETSQEEEIVEVEEIEVEEVEEEVEVPFSIIENVPVFPGCEKGNNNEKKKCMSDKISKFVSKNFDTDLAGELGLSGRQRISVIFKIGKDGNITGVRARAPHPKLEQEAARVINKLPQMKPGMQRGKAVIVPYSLPIVFQVQD, via the coding sequence ATGGAACCTAAGAAAAATCCTCAAGCAAATGTTTCTCGTAACAGTGCTTTATACTTTGCGATTGGTTTAGCAATAATGTTAGCCCTAACCAATTTTGCAATTAATTACAAAACTTACGATAAAGAAGTCATCGACATTGGTATGATTAATATGGATGAAGAATTGGAAGAGGAAATTCCAATTACAGAACAGTTAAACACACCACCACCACCACCACCACCACCAGCAGCTCCAGAAATTATTGAGGTTGTTGAAGATGAAGTTGAGGTTGAGGAAACTGTGATTGAATCTACTGAAACAAGTCAGGAAGAAGAAATTGTTGAAGTTGAAGAAATTGAAGTTGAAGAAGTAGAAGAAGAAGTAGAAGTTCCGTTCTCTATAATTGAAAATGTACCAGTGTTTCCTGGATGTGAAAAAGGAAATAACAACGAAAAGAAAAAATGTATGTCAGACAAAATTTCTAAGTTCGTTAGTAAAAATTTCGATACAGATTTAGCTGGAGAATTAGGTTTATCAGGAAGACAGCGTATTAGCGTGATCTTTAAGATTGGAAAAGATGGTAATATTACAGGCGTACGTGCAAGAGCACCACACCCAAAATTAGAGCAAGAAGCTGCGCGTGTAATTAATAAATTACCACAAATGAAACCAGGTATGCAACGTGGTAAAGCTGTAATTGTGCCTTACTCTCTTCCAATCGTATTCCAAGTGCAAGATTAA
- a CDS encoding capsule assembly Wzi family protein, whose protein sequence is MKSLLVILLLAVPALQYAQNQHIQQQHFSEKPPVFKDCESSTLENLQSCFDETVYNFVYHAFQIPEEVVNDQYKGELVVLFEVNKDGVFKVLYTDAMYKSLQDEARRVFSLLPNIKPALYKGNPVYKQYSIKIQIPLVAYQAAQKESEIDTVVAVTKINPIEARVKNELDSISKAVKFNTKKQFKSTLNIPFSHSYYSKFDRQMNLVGTNSHTGSKPLLYSDVNTYYNFGGEEAQTQKTVSTWFGRKFWNEHFVEVEGKNYWFTADPILDLQVGKDTDADFSYTYNNTRGINFQGGIGKNFSFSTSFYESQGRFAQYYNEYAESLKAWGPDPAIIPGRGIAKAYKEDAYDYPVAEAYMSYSPVSFLNLQFGHGKNFIGDGYRSLLLSDVSIPSPYLKLNVSFWKLKYTSTWLWLKDVRDDVVEDKTYLTKYMSNHYLSLNVTRRLNIGLFESVVWRNTNDRGFDVNYLNPIIFLRAIEFETGQGAGNAILGLTTKYKLNDNMNLYGQFILDEFSLDDVTGGEKSWKNKYGFQIGYKYYNAFKVDNLLLQAEYNQVRPYTYSHNTITLNYGNYNQSMAHLWGANFRELILIGRYNYQRWSADAKLIVGMRGLDYDTEEDSYSYGGNIYKDYNDRPADTNVKIGQGIKTNSVNAELQLSYLINPATNLKLFTNVSYRNFDPEVITSTLDKSQTVWFNVGLRSDLFNWYFDL, encoded by the coding sequence ATGAAATCACTACTTGTAATACTACTGCTTGCAGTCCCTGCCTTACAGTATGCACAAAATCAACACATACAACAACAACATTTTTCCGAGAAGCCACCTGTGTTTAAAGATTGTGAATCTTCAACGCTTGAAAATCTTCAATCGTGTTTCGATGAAACGGTTTATAATTTTGTTTATCATGCCTTTCAGATACCAGAAGAGGTTGTAAACGATCAATATAAAGGAGAACTTGTTGTCTTATTTGAAGTTAATAAAGACGGAGTATTTAAAGTATTGTATACAGATGCGATGTATAAATCTCTTCAAGATGAAGCCAGACGAGTATTTAGTCTACTTCCAAATATAAAGCCAGCACTTTATAAAGGGAATCCTGTGTATAAACAATATTCTATTAAAATACAAATCCCATTAGTCGCTTATCAGGCTGCTCAAAAAGAATCAGAAATAGATACTGTAGTAGCAGTTACAAAGATAAATCCCATTGAAGCTCGTGTAAAGAACGAATTAGATAGTATTAGTAAGGCGGTTAAATTCAATACTAAAAAACAGTTTAAAAGCACACTAAATATTCCCTTTAGTCATAGTTACTATTCAAAATTCGATAGACAAATGAATCTTGTTGGTACAAACAGCCATACAGGATCTAAACCTTTATTGTATTCAGACGTTAATACCTATTACAATTTTGGGGGTGAAGAAGCACAAACCCAAAAAACAGTGTCTACTTGGTTTGGACGTAAATTCTGGAATGAACATTTCGTTGAGGTTGAAGGAAAAAATTATTGGTTTACTGCCGATCCAATTTTGGATTTGCAAGTAGGTAAAGATACAGATGCCGATTTTAGTTATACTTATAATAATACGCGAGGTATTAATTTTCAAGGAGGTATTGGTAAAAATTTTAGTTTTTCAACCTCGTTTTATGAAAGTCAGGGACGTTTTGCCCAATACTATAATGAATACGCAGAAAGTTTAAAAGCTTGGGGACCAGATCCAGCTATAATTCCGGGTCGTGGTATTGCAAAAGCATATAAAGAAGATGCTTACGATTATCCAGTGGCAGAAGCCTATATGTCGTATTCTCCTGTGTCATTTTTAAACCTTCAATTTGGTCATGGTAAAAACTTTATAGGAGATGGTTATCGTTCGTTGTTATTGAGTGATGTATCTATACCTTCTCCCTACTTAAAACTTAATGTGTCATTCTGGAAGTTAAAATATACAAGTACTTGGTTATGGTTAAAAGATGTTAGAGACGATGTTGTAGAAGATAAAACATACCTAACAAAATATATGTCTAATCATTATTTAAGTTTAAATGTTACAAGACGATTAAATATTGGGTTATTTGAATCTGTTGTTTGGAGAAATACAAACGATAGAGGCTTTGATGTGAATTATTTAAACCCAATAATTTTTTTAAGAGCAATAGAGTTTGAGACGGGGCAAGGTGCAGGTAACGCCATTTTAGGATTAACAACTAAGTATAAGTTAAATGATAATATGAATTTATATGGACAGTTTATTTTAGATGAATTTTCTTTAGATGATGTGACAGGCGGAGAGAAAAGCTGGAAAAATAAATACGGTTTTCAAATAGGTTATAAATATTACAATGCATTTAAAGTAGATAATTTGCTACTTCAAGCAGAATATAATCAAGTACGTCCTTATACCTATTCACATAACACAATAACATTAAATTACGGAAACTACAATCAATCCATGGCCCATTTATGGGGTGCTAATTTTAGAGAACTAATACTCATAGGGCGTTATAATTATCAGCGTTGGTCTGCCGATGCTAAATTAATTGTAGGCATGCGAGGATTAGATTACGATACGGAAGAAGATAGTTATAGTTATGGAGGTAATATTTATAAAGATTATAACGACAGACCAGCAGATACAAATGTTAAAATTGGACAGGGCATTAAAACAAATTCTGTAAATGCAGAACTACAATTAAGTTATTTAATTAATCCTGCAACCAATTTAAAGCTTTTTACCAATGTAAGTTACCGTAATTTCGATCCCGAAGTTATTACTTCAACACTAGATAAAAGTCAAACAGTATGGTTTAATGTAGGTTTACGTAGTGACCTATTTAATTGGTATTTTGATTTGTAG
- a CDS encoding energy transducer TonB family protein yields MKDLVKKDLLLIRVNDKSDVIHSRDVKLKNNTMIYFQIGLIVCLLLVYGLFETSFKQQELPKVDYAANIEESSEYMMDNFIIYETPKAVQTIEKKSVKKTILSDTPIVVDNNATVDTDFKAVFTQTDETPVLKDASDLDIVEIPEDEDEIFNMMGVEIVPVFPGCESSKSNEARKTCMSEKLSKLIQKKFNTNLAADEGLTGIQKIHVQFKINNKGEVTDVKARAPNKTLENEAKRVIGEVPTMIPGKQRNKNVSVMYTMPILFKVQD; encoded by the coding sequence ATGAAAGATTTAGTAAAAAAAGACTTATTGTTGATTCGGGTTAATGATAAAAGCGATGTGATTCATAGTAGGGATGTAAAGCTCAAAAACAATACAATGATTTATTTCCAAATTGGATTAATAGTGTGTTTACTCTTGGTTTATGGTTTGTTTGAAACGTCCTTTAAGCAGCAGGAATTACCCAAGGTAGATTATGCAGCTAATATTGAAGAATCTTCAGAATACATGATGGACAATTTTATAATTTATGAAACACCTAAAGCGGTTCAGACCATCGAGAAAAAATCTGTTAAGAAAACCATTTTAAGTGACACACCAATTGTTGTAGATAATAATGCTACTGTTGATACAGATTTTAAAGCTGTATTTACTCAGACCGATGAAACTCCAGTTTTAAAAGATGCATCTGATCTTGATATTGTAGAAATACCAGAAGATGAAGATGAAATTTTTAATATGATGGGTGTTGAGATTGTTCCTGTGTTTCCTGGTTGTGAATCTTCTAAATCTAACGAAGCTCGTAAAACATGTATGTCTGAGAAGCTTTCCAAATTAATTCAAAAAAAATTTAATACTAACTTAGCGGCAGATGAGGGACTTACTGGTATTCAAAAAATACATGTTCAATTTAAAATAAATAATAAGGGAGAGGTTACCGATGTAAAAGCACGTGCACCAAATAAAACATTAGAAAACGAAGCAAAACGCGTAATTGGGGAAGTGCCAACTATGATTCCTGGGAAGCAACGTAACAAAAATGTAAGCGTAATGTATACTATGCCTATTTTATTTAAGGTACAGGATTAA
- a CDS encoding VanZ family protein translates to MLNKRILIPVALLYTFALATVSLVNLNNITEGSPKNSDKVFHFLAYCLLTLVWFSVFNYGYKWSQAKANVYTAVFSISFGVLIEYLQGHFTETRQFDVLDIIANSTGVIIMLLIIEIKNKTEHKKI, encoded by the coding sequence GTGCTTAACAAACGCATTCTAATTCCAGTAGCTTTACTCTATACGTTTGCTTTAGCAACAGTGAGTTTAGTTAATTTAAACAATATTACAGAAGGAAGTCCTAAAAATAGTGATAAGGTGTTTCATTTTTTGGCATATTGTTTGCTAACATTAGTATGGTTTAGCGTGTTTAATTATGGGTATAAATGGTCTCAAGCAAAAGCAAACGTGTACACAGCTGTGTTCTCAATAAGTTTCGGAGTGTTAATAGAATACCTTCAAGGTCATTTTACAGAAACCCGACAATTTGATGTTTTAGATATCATTGCTAATAGTACAGGTGTAATTATAATGCTCTTAATTATAGAGATTAAGAATAAAACTGAACATAAAAAAATATAA
- the gcvH gene encoding glycine cleavage system protein GcvH has protein sequence MNIPSELKYTKDHEWVKIEGDVATVGITDFAQSELGDIVYVEVETVDETLDVEEVFGTVEAVKTVSDLFLPLSGEIIEFNERLEDEPEIVNSDPYVGGWMIKIKISNPEELDTLLSDADYKALIGA, from the coding sequence ATGAATATTCCATCAGAATTAAAGTACACTAAGGACCACGAATGGGTTAAAATAGAAGGTGATGTTGCAACAGTAGGTATTACCGATTTCGCACAAAGCGAATTAGGTGATATAGTGTATGTTGAAGTAGAAACAGTTGATGAAACTTTAGATGTCGAAGAAGTTTTTGGTACAGTTGAAGCTGTAAAAACCGTGTCAGATTTATTTTTACCTCTTTCAGGTGAAATTATAGAATTTAACGAACGTTTAGAAGACGAACCTGAAATTGTAAATTCCGATCCTTACGTAGGTGGATGGATGATAAAGATTAAAATTAGCAATCCAGAAGAGTTAGATACATTATTGTCTGATGCAGATTATAAAGCCTTAATAGGTGCTTAA